A region of Verrucomicrobiota bacterium DNA encodes the following proteins:
- a CDS encoding BRO family protein, with protein sequence MKEPNTAALVNHLFFDDQDIRSTFEGGKPIFAGTDVAKILGYSKPANAVTDHCKGVTVLMTPSKGGRQPTKFIGEADVYRLVLKSKAPHAEKFQDWICEEVLPALRRDGFYVSPNATPIQREILSQRFKLAALEKQFEMLQLEDRAKRVMEVPGAVPISDWVDKHCPIEEKTVRANIVRAIKRHIQNTLGAPVGVARKHGNKLVAANPDNIARAVLGLSLTRADIADNLRIESGTATVKTEALARFSAENNPGSEIAN encoded by the coding sequence ATGAAAGAACCAAACACAGCCGCACTCGTCAACCACTTATTCTTTGATGACCAGGACATACGCTCCACCTTCGAAGGTGGAAAACCCATATTTGCCGGAACCGATGTAGCCAAAATCTTGGGCTATTCGAAACCCGCCAACGCGGTCACGGACCACTGCAAAGGGGTCACTGTTTTGATGACCCCTTCGAAGGGTGGAAGGCAGCCCACAAAGTTCATCGGCGAGGCCGATGTTTACCGCCTTGTCCTCAAGTCGAAGGCTCCCCATGCCGAGAAATTCCAGGACTGGATTTGTGAGGAGGTTCTTCCCGCCCTCCGAAGGGACGGCTTCTACGTCTCGCCGAACGCAACTCCTATTCAACGCGAGATTCTCTCCCAGCGGTTCAAGCTGGCCGCACTCGAAAAGCAATTTGAGATGCTCCAGCTCGAAGACCGCGCGAAGCGCGTCATGGAAGTTCCCGGTGCCGTGCCGATCTCCGATTGGGTAGACAAGCACTGCCCGATCGAAGAAAAAACAGTGCGCGCCAACATTGTTCGAGCGATCAAGAGACACATTCAGAACACTCTCGGCGCACCCGTGGGCGTAGCTCGCAAGCACGGAAACAAACTCGTTGCTGCAAATCCCGACAACATCGCCCGCGCCGTTCTCGGTCTTAGCCTTACACGCGCCGACATCGCGGACAACCTCCGTATCGAGTCCGGCACAGCCACCGTCAAGACCGAGGCTCTTGCGCGGTTCAGCGCGGAGAATAACCCGGGATCGGAAATCGCCAACTAA